The Juglans regia cultivar Chandler chromosome 1, Walnut 2.0, whole genome shotgun sequence nucleotide sequence GTCATTTTCAAAACTTGATAAAATATACATGCTTTcgtaaatttaaaatctttctCGTCATGATGTATGTTAAATTAGTTAAAGGAGGATCCAAATGAAGAGAATAGGAATGCACACGACGATTTTGAATCCGTGACAGTGAGTAATCTGTAATCATGTTAGAAGTtctatcctcctcctccttcttcttcttcttccctcggaacccaaaacttttacaaactttgaGGGAATCTCCTGAGAAGTGAGAACCCAAAACCAAAGGTACTAatctatatatgtaattaacaAATGTTTGGAGAACCCTAACACGTGCACTACTTTATACATGGTGGCACGAATTTCACTGcaccctcttctctctctctctctctctctctagtttaattTCCCTAGGTTGCTAAAGATGATCCATGCAAATGCCCGGTGTGTATGACTCCCCCAATCATGACTCTCTCTATCTTTTGCTCGGAGATCTGCACTCTATGTAAATCAAAACTCATCATATGCGGTGGACCTTTGGTTTCTCCtcaaaagtaaagaaaaacagCCACGGATAtactttactttttaaaaaaaaaaaaaaaaaagaaatgagatttattattaaaagataatttttgaaTGTTAGTCatagatttatctttttttttttaaaaaaaaaagaagtgaaccGAATGTATATATTctaaactacaaatatcatacctgttttgttaaataaattcgataaaataatttaataatttatttattgacttttaAGTTTAATATTTCTCTAATTCGCGATACATTTAGAAGATAGAGCATTGCTATttataagcccatacaccacacatcaaatttttttaaaattaaaaaaatcataaaaatgatggtgtgtGATGTAcgaggcttaggaatagaatttttcttagaaGATATAAGCGCATTGTTTTGactttataacattttaaatCTTTTGAATTAAAGTTTTAAGATATTTGAAGTGTTATTATGTCTTATAATTGAATTGTACCatttaaatatgtattatttggaaaaaggAAAGTGATACTCTAAGTAGCACTCActcaataatcttttttaacattttaaaattctcttaaatttgaaaaaaaaaatttgaaatgatgtttttattAGACAAACTCATTTCGctgaatttttagtttttatttttttatttgttggggTCGGAAAGGGGTTGAGTAACGCGTTAAGATAACGCGTGTAATACACCTTCCAATGACAATGGAAGAAAGAGGCCTCTGACAGCATGATGCCATAATGCAGGTTTGGTGTCAGAATAGCCAATAGAAAATCGCGTGTCTTGCATTGTTTTGTATTCTGTCACATGTAATCTCTATTCTTGATGGATTTGCTACTAGCTCGCTCGATCCAAGTTATCGCcgctaaattttaaatattattgcatcatttattttaaattttatttaccgCCTCGTATTTATagttaattaatatgtaatttatcatttttattattttattttaatacttaaatatatatattttttcttataaaaaaatacatatctatttaaataaaaaaaataaaaatgataaatcacatactAACATTGGTTAAGTGGAGGtgaatagtataattttttttttataacatttctatttaaataatagataCGCTTTACacattaatttgaaaatataaatttttaatgcaCATTGTATAGAGACCCAATACTAATTACTAAACAACATTTACACCTCTCTAACCATTTATGTAGTAACCCAATTGAAAATCCTGTTTGGTTTGATtatatagatgaaatgagatagttgaaagttgaattaaatatttttagaatataatttttattttgagatttgataaatttaaattatttattttattttattttatataggaatttaaaaaaattataataattaaataagataaaatgagatagtttgtgtaACTAAACAAAGTCTTGTTTCAACAAGTATCAAAACAGCAATTCGCCAGCCTGGGCTTTGAGTTTGGGTTTGATGGACTTGAGCTGGGCATTGGGTTGCCACGCAATAATTGAAGATTCCTAGACCTCGACTAGTCTCAAACGAAGGCTAACAAATCTTAAGCAGTGGCATTGGCTTCTTTAAAAACCAATGtaacttcaaaatttgaagaaatatagataaaataatttatattgatttctttaaaaagtaaaaacttgaACTATGagttacaataattttaaatatatctactgttcatcttcaaaagtaatattttattataaaaattatcccAACTGCtttactttcaattttcatttttcacggTTTTCACTTCTTCCAAATGCcatttcactttcattttttgttcagttttaaaatatgtgaaggaataaatattattattaattgacaTGTAGTTAGTATAattgcaaaatacaaaaaaaaaatttaaaaatattattagtaaaaattttaactaatccaatgtgaggtTATGGTTAGaaaggttttggatttatggaaaataataaacatgtactttcatcaaattttgaagataactTTGATCAAGCCAATGTTAATTCTATAAGAAATAAGAATCCATTGACATTTGTGAGCATTCATCAATGTGTAGATGATGACagaaagaaaacacaaaaaaaaaaaacagaatttgGGAATGTTTAATTCTTCATGATACAATGTCATGGTATCCATTTTTAGAGTCGAGTATGTTCGTTGCCATTCCAGGCTGCATCAGAATTTAGAAAATCTTTTAAAGATGTTTTTGACATATCATAAGGAGAGTCGACAGAAATTTACAGTCATATAACCAATTTTAAACCTCAATTATTAGGTCTAATTGACAAAAAAACGTTTCTATGATATTAACAAGAGCACATAATTTATCCTCATTGATCATTGCACACAAACCAACACATGTTTCACTTTTAGAAGTAAACCAACATATTAATATCAAGCAACGATTGAATAGCTGAATGAGTCGTCCACTTCAACCCGTGGGAAATATATAAACCCGGAAACCCTCATGAGTCATGATGCACATGACCACAGACACCTGTTTCCAAACACTGATGAGAAGGAAAATACCAGGACTTTTGACACACCAAGAACAGCTACAATCTGGACAGAACATAGACACCAAAAACGTTATAAAACAATAAGATAACTTCAAAGGTCATGCATGCTTGCTTTTGGTAACCATGCAACCAACTAGAAAAAGGTAATGCGGGATTCGAATTTTCATATACCATGCCTTGAATGGTGGAAGCCTGCTTTTGCTGGAGTAGGAGAAACGTCCAGAACCCCAGACACGACGCACATGGCTTCAGCTTGGTGTAGAGTTAGGAGGTTGATTGGGAACCAGTTTGATCCTCTCCACCATCGGTGGAGGCAACAATAGCAGCTGAACTGCTGTCAGCATTCTCCTGAGCATCACTGGGCAAGGCAGGACGTGGAGATCCATTTTCTGAATCCTCTGAGGCATAAGTACCAACTAAAAAAGAAGTGGAATTGTCTCCCAACTGTACAGTAACCAGCCTAAACCTACTACTACCAAAATTGGGCCTTACAAGCTCAAACTTGTGTTCTGGGGTATGCTGCTGATTAAAACGCCCAGGAAGCTTGGAACAGGTATTATAACAGTCACCACAAAGGTCAAAACCAATTTTCTCCACACAATCTTTGCATTTGTATCTGTCCCCAATGATGGGTATGATCTGTGCAGACATTGAAGTGAAACATTTGTCATTCTTTGGCAGAGCATACCGCTCACTTGCAGGATGTGAAAACACAATACAACAGGCAGCTGATCAATATTGCAACTAAAAGGGAGAAAGACCTTttacttctatatataaatgagaaaaaCACCACATCAATATGCACTGTATCATCACTGACAATACATGTTTGGCCATGCTGCACCCTTGAAATAGCACCAACATACATTCATATCACTTAATACAAGTATTTAAGTTTTAGCATTTTCACGTCTACAAAGTATTGTTGACAATTCAATTGTTATAAATCAACTTGAATGCCAAAACAATGCAGACATAATCCTGTTTGGGGGCATCATTGCATCCAAAATTATCAAACAATCAAGTTGTAACATATAGTTTCTCCAAAACATAGAAGGAACAACCAATATCAGCATATTTTGGacacaagaaaataaacatGGACAAAATTGTAGAAGTGCCAAAATGCATCAACAATAAATCGGACAAACATCTAATTGATGAAGAAAGTGTCCAGTACCAAATATGCCTACTTAAATAAAGCAATCAGTGCAAATGATGAAATGGAAGACTAGGGGAATATACCCCACAAGAATCACAACCGACTGCAATATGTGCGTTCAAGTGAGGTTCAGCCAGACACGGTGGATTCTTTCCTTGTTTGCAGGATTCAGTTGAACCTGAAGCACACAGTAGCATAGTAAGTGGCAGGAGTAAAGTATTCAGTACGTGTCATATGTCATACAAGCAACATAGGACATGGAATATGCTTAAATTTGGGGTAAATtaaagtagaaaaaataatataccaAGTACATTTATCCATAAAAGTGTATAATAATCAAAAGACCATTAGCAAATTAAGCAGAGGATATTATGTCAGAGAGGTATCCAATCATTAAAAAGCTTTTAACAATATGcttcaacaaactttaaaataaaaaatacattattccCCCACTGCAACAGTAAGTCTAGTACAAGAATGACCCCTGGAATTGAGATTTAGATAATCATTTCATAATATCAGATTTACTCAAGTATAACTTCAGCTTTATCTCGAGTTTAGATTGTAATGACTTGCTACACTTTCAATCAGTAACATTGTTTTAAGTATAAGACACCAAAGTCCCTTTTGTATCACTTTATAATAGGAAACACCCAGCTATAGGTTTAAGAAAAAGAACACAACTCCCTGAAGTCCAGAAACCTATAGGAGCAGAAACTATTACAAGCAGTAAACATACcatatataattgatataataaatatttttttccaactctATTTAAGTTGGAACTTGCGGTTTtctacacaaaaaaaaaaaaaaaaaaaagagaaatgccCATATTAGGGTCGAACATTAACACCACAAAAAATATGTCAAATGTTTACATCCAATGGGATCAAAGAGTGAAAAAACTCACCATATCTTAATACTACCAAACACAGAGAGCCAAGCTAACACTGGTGGGATAGTATAATAGAATTTTATCTTTGGAGTTTGTAAGGTTCATATAACTAAAATAATTAGATTCGTCTAGAATATCCACCAAGTTTTAGAAGGTTGACCAGTATAGTATTGACCACACAAACGATTAATAGTTTTAGCTTATGCATTAATGGTGAAAAGTGTAAAATGATAATGGAAAACAGGTATTATACGAATTTAGGAAACATGATGTGACCTATATGGCCTTACCAAACTAAAAATAGATATTGAGTACCATTAAGCAttcgtattatatatatgtcaacaATGGTACAACCCAATATGTTTTTAAGAAGCAATTCGTATAATATATTTGTCAACAATTAAGCATTCAGACATATAGATGGTTGGACGCATACGCTCAAAATCAACTTGCTTGAGCTGAACAGCATCTCTTCTCAGCACATATTCTTTTGGAAAATTTTGCTCCAGGTAATGATCTAGCTCCAAACAAACTTTTGGAAATCCTCTTGGATGCAAGGTTTGACAAACCTGACATTTAAGCATCTCACCAGCTGGGATGATGATACAACTTTCACAATATACTGCacaatatagaaaatgaaaataagaacaatTGCATATCAACTAAAAGTATTTAGACAAGAGATAACCTGATCAGATATAGGAAGGCCAACTATGTGAACAGTTTACCATGGCCACAGTTAAGAACCACAGGACGAAGTAGTAGTTGTTTGCATGCCAAACACAGCACATCAGAAACCGAAACCTGCTTGctagtattttctttgagagaAACATTCCCAATTACTTCAGAATTCCCATTACGGATCTCTATTAAAGCACACACTCCATCATCTTGAACCTGTGAATCAGAATTCAATAGTTCCAAATTTGCATAAGGTTCCCCTTTCCTGGTGGATAAAGAGTCTGAAGGTGACTTTGACTCGAAATCCATGATAGATAAAGAGGCTGGATCGCCCCCATGATTATATGCTTGAGAATTAAATTGTGGTGAAAAGATGCCTGTCTCCTTTTCCTCTTCTGCAACATGAATAGGAAACAACTTTAATAATCAGGAACTATGATAGAAGGTACCAGTTTAAGGACAAAGATACAATAACTTTTTAGTAccacaaacaaaagaaattaccaTAGCATTTATGATGATAGTAAACTAACAGAGTGTAAACAGCTAGAAAATGTACTCAATCCTTCTCCTTTAATCTTTTTCCTTCTCCAAAGGCAACTGGGCAAAGAAGTTGGTCATACTCAAGATAAACTTGAATGCATTCCCTGGATCCAAGCTTCTAATAACAAGCTAAGCTTGGAGCCATAACAAGCTTTAAGAGGAGATAGCCATATTGAAGAGCAGAGGTGATAAAATATAGTCActtataagtttaaaaaaaattatttagtcCTAATTATATCCAATAACTAGAGGAAGACAGATTTTTCAGCTGACACCATCTAATGTCAAGACTCTGCCGACACATTCTAATATGCATTGACATGTTGCAAAAATCCATGTTACACTACAAGTTAATAGCATGCCATGTATTGATATAAGGAGTAAGGCTCTCTTTCTCAAGTGATTTGTGTATGCCTTATGCTTTTGATATTGCAAAGGGATATGCGCGCAGTGGCGGACATACGTTTACCATGccacccccccaaaaaaaaagttttttgaaaatttaaaatatctcctagattttattcataattttataaatatagaaaatgcccccccacccccccaaaaaaagaaaaagaaaaattataatcccCATATGCT carries:
- the LOC109006030 gene encoding E3 ubiquitin-protein ligase PRT1, which translates into the protein MEDPNTHDNVDSEKISESFLCCVCLELLYKPVVLSCGHISCFWCVHKSMDILHESHCPICRHPYNHFPTICQMLHLLLLKEYPIAYKRRENQILEEEKETGIFSPQFNSQAYNHGGDPASLSIMDFESKSPSDSLSTRKGEPYANLELLNSDSQVQDDGVCALIEIRNGNSEVIGNVSLKENTSKQVSVSDVLCLACKQLLLRPVVLNCGHVYCESCIIIPAGEMLKCQVCQTLHPRGFPKVCLELDHYLEQNFPKEYVLRRDAVQLKQVDFERSTESCKQGKNPPCLAEPHLNAHIAVGCDSCGIIPIIGDRYKCKDCVEKIGFDLCGDCYNTCSKLPGRFNQQHTPEHKFELVRPNFGSSRFRLVTVQLGDNSTSFLVGTYASEDSENGSPRPALPSDAQENADSSSAAIVASTDGGEDQTGSQSTS